The Rana temporaria chromosome 4, aRanTem1.1, whole genome shotgun sequence genome contains a region encoding:
- the SAYSD1 gene encoding SAYSvFN domain-containing protein 1, whose translation MEQRLAEYRARKAKHHQEDAQTSDSQTGKEQAKKSLTQTLKERFHRVCNRWRTPDIAGHQNMAPTIQTSEPREEAALLDDTSSSRSKWKVTLLLKVLLWLVLLGLFVELEFGLAYFVLSMFYWLYEGTRGPGQKRKGEKSAYSVFNPGCEAIDGTLTAEQFERELQYGTLTGI comes from the exons ATGGAACAGAGGTTGGCGGAATATAGAGCGAGGAAAGCTAAACACCACCAGGAAGATGCGCAAACCAGCGACAGTCAAACAGGAAAAGAGCAAGCAAAAAAATCATTAACCCAGACGCTGAAAGAGAGATTTCACAGGGTCTGCAACCGGTGGAGAACACCGGATATAGCGGGTCATCAGAACATGGCTCCTACAATACAG ACCTCGGAGCCGAGAGAAGAAGCAGCACTTCTCGATGACACATCTTCTTCCAGGTCAAAGTGGAAGGTCACCCTGCTCCTGAAGGTCCTCCTGTGGCTGGTCCTGCTGGGACTCTTTGTAGAACTTGAGTTTGGACTGGCATACTTTgtcctctccatgttttattgGTTGTATGAAGGAACTCGTGGGCCTGGACAGAagaggaaaggagagaagagCGCCTACTCTGTTTTCAACCCGGGATGTGAGGCCATAGACGGAACATTGACTGCCGAACAGTTTGAGAGGGAACTGCAGTACGGGACGTTGACTGGGATCTAA